The Chloroflexota bacterium genome window below encodes:
- a CDS encoding GGDEF domain-containing protein, protein MFRWKRSTLEADPPASQPESPRTADAAGFRDADDPALEAFVSVLRAMGQYAFDLEHESSISYSQLCEAWARHLLILAPPPLSDDELIERERNVGPQGEGEDASAETPPRRDWPTVVQFMQSRRQREQQHVNKALGDLRQGIWAFAQSLGSALIEDQRMDNRLKSQIDRLKSAVERNSTEELKKEMVSAASNLSKLVSERQQVQRLRLEQLGARVTDLAGQLRDAKAENTRDGLTQLVNRKGFDEFMNRMVFMRDVFGESAALLVIDADRFKSVNDTYGHPGGDAVLKSIADTLVRNFPRKSDLVARYGGEEFAVVLPDTSLQNAVRLAERTRQAVAGLEVPYGDQIIRVTISIGVGRLGRFESVQAWLERTDQALYMAKAHGRDKVVDAIDPD, encoded by the coding sequence ATGTTTCGATGGAAGCGCTCCACCCTCGAAGCCGACCCACCGGCCTCCCAGCCGGAATCACCCCGTACCGCCGATGCTGCCGGGTTCAGGGATGCCGACGATCCGGCGCTCGAAGCGTTCGTGTCCGTCCTCCGTGCGATGGGCCAGTACGCCTTCGACCTGGAGCATGAGAGCTCCATCTCGTACAGCCAGCTGTGTGAGGCCTGGGCGCGGCACCTGTTGATCCTCGCGCCGCCCCCCTTGAGCGACGACGAGCTGATCGAGCGCGAGCGCAACGTCGGGCCTCAGGGCGAGGGCGAGGATGCCTCAGCGGAGACGCCGCCCCGCCGCGACTGGCCGACCGTCGTCCAGTTTATGCAGTCCCGCCGCCAGCGGGAACAGCAGCACGTCAACAAGGCCCTTGGCGACCTGCGCCAGGGTATCTGGGCGTTCGCGCAGAGCCTCGGGTCGGCGCTGATCGAAGACCAGCGCATGGACAACCGCTTGAAGTCGCAGATCGACCGCCTCAAGTCGGCGGTCGAGCGCAACTCGACCGAAGAGCTGAAGAAGGAGATGGTCTCGGCGGCCAGCAACCTCTCGAAGCTCGTCTCCGAGCGCCAGCAGGTGCAGCGGCTGCGGCTGGAGCAGCTCGGCGCGCGCGTCACCGATCTGGCCGGGCAGCTGCGAGACGCCAAGGCCGAGAACACGCGCGACGGCCTGACCCAGCTCGTCAACCGTAAGGGCTTCGACGAGTTCATGAACCGCATGGTCTTCATGCGCGACGTGTTCGGGGAGTCGGCGGCGCTGCTGGTCATCGACGCCGACCGCTTCAAGTCCGTCAACGACACCTACGGTCACCCGGGCGGCGATGCCGTCCTGAAGAGCATCGCCGACACGCTGGTCCGTAACTTCCCGCGCAAGAGCGACCTTGTCGCGCGGTACGGCGGCGAGGAGTTCGCGGTGGTGCTGCCGGACACGTCGCTGCAGAACGCCGTTCGGCTGGCCGAGCGCACGCGGCAGGCCGTGGCCGGGCTGGAAGTGCCGTATGGCGACCAGATCATCCGGGTGACCATCTCCATCGGCGTCGGGCGGCTCGGGCGGTTCGAGTCGGTGCAGGCGTGGCTCGAACGGACGGATCAGGCGCTGTACATGGCGAAGGCGCACGGTCGCGACAAGGTGGTCGACGCCATCGATCCGGACTGA
- a CDS encoding peptidylglycine alpha-amidating monooxygenase, with the protein MAVGPATPETVYEPVPFWAKIPHGIWLKEATSVAVDSHDRVYVFNRGNMPVLVFDRDGNLVDSWGNETPFIGTELFEDPYGNMMPRWKGARFMRAHAITIDREDNLWLVDDLGNKLTKTDRKGKTLMTLGSGTPSDFQSGVPFNRPTDIAVSPKTGDLFVSDGYRNSRVHRYDKNGKHILSWGTSGTDEGEFSLPHNIAMFGDDAVIVCDRENHRVQVFSVDGEFRQTWHAHKAVAAYAGKGEDTNVYVAEQGPPPVQHNVPNLGHKIQIYNRKGERITKFGAALPGEAPDQFNWLHSVAVDSEGSVYAAEVSYVEVGSKMSPPREVVSLRKWRRAKG; encoded by the coding sequence ATGGCCGTCGGACCTGCCACCCCTGAGACCGTCTACGAACCCGTTCCCTTCTGGGCCAAGATCCCGCACGGCATCTGGCTCAAGGAGGCCACGTCTGTCGCCGTGGACTCGCACGACCGGGTCTACGTCTTCAACCGGGGCAACATGCCCGTCCTCGTCTTCGACCGGGACGGCAACCTCGTCGACTCCTGGGGCAACGAGACGCCGTTCATCGGCACCGAGCTGTTCGAGGATCCGTACGGCAACATGATGCCGCGCTGGAAGGGCGCTCGCTTCATGCGCGCCCACGCCATCACCATCGACCGGGAGGACAACCTCTGGCTGGTGGATGACCTCGGCAACAAGCTCACCAAGACCGACAGGAAGGGCAAGACGCTGATGACGCTCGGCAGCGGCACGCCGAGCGACTTCCAGAGCGGCGTGCCGTTCAACCGCCCGACGGACATCGCCGTCTCGCCGAAGACCGGCGACCTCTTCGTCTCGGATGGCTACCGCAACTCGCGGGTCCACCGCTACGACAAGAACGGCAAGCACATCCTCTCGTGGGGAACCTCGGGGACGGATGAGGGCGAGTTCAGCCTGCCGCACAACATCGCCATGTTCGGGGATGACGCCGTCATCGTCTGCGACCGCGAGAACCACCGCGTCCAGGTCTTCTCGGTGGACGGCGAGTTCCGCCAGACCTGGCACGCGCACAAGGCGGTGGCTGCCTACGCCGGCAAGGGCGAGGACACCAACGTTTACGTCGCGGAACAGGGGCCGCCGCCGGTCCAGCACAACGTCCCGAACCTGGGCCACAAGATCCAGATCTACAACCGCAAGGGCGAGCGCATCACGAAGTTCGGCGCGGCCCTGCCCGGTGAGGCCCCGGACCAGTTCAACTGGCTGCACAGCGTGGCCGTGGACTCGGAGGGGAGCGTCTACGCCGCCGAGGTCTCCTACGTCGAGGTCGGCAGCAAGATGTCGCCGCCCCGCGAGGTGGTCAGCCTCCGCAAGTGGCGGCGCGCAAAGGGCTGA
- the hpt gene encoding hypoxanthine phosphoribosyltransferase gives MIKELYPHVNVRLLYRKDYQELLARFGFGPDEVVSPEAEAFRAEARAERVLFSQAEIAARVRRLGETLTRDYAGRPPILIGILKGVTFFLSDLMRQISLPVEVDFMAVSEMGHGGAVRIVKDLDLNIAGRHVILVEDIVDTGMTLRYILGHLERWQPASLEVCALFDKRTRRLADVPIEYVGFELEDQFVVGYGLDYHQRYRNLPFLATLRPERYRPEPPAG, from the coding sequence TACCAGGAGCTGCTGGCGCGGTTCGGATTCGGGCCGGATGAGGTGGTCTCGCCGGAGGCTGAGGCGTTCCGGGCCGAGGCGCGCGCCGAGCGGGTGCTGTTCAGCCAGGCGGAGATCGCCGCGCGGGTGCGCCGCCTGGGCGAGACGCTGACCCGCGACTACGCCGGCCGCCCCCCGATCCTCATCGGCATCCTCAAGGGCGTGACGTTCTTCCTGTCCGACCTGATGCGCCAGATCAGCTTGCCCGTCGAGGTCGACTTCATGGCCGTCTCGGAGATGGGCCACGGCGGGGCGGTGCGGATCGTCAAAGACCTGGATCTGAACATCGCCGGGCGGCATGTGATCCTGGTGGAAGACATCGTCGATACCGGCATGACGCTGCGGTACATCCTGGGCCACCTGGAGCGCTGGCAGCCGGCCAGCCTGGAGGTGTGCGCCCTGTTCGACAAGCGGACCCGCCGCCTGGCGGACGTGCCGATCGAGTACGTCGGCTTCGAGCTGGAAGACCAGTTTGTGGTGGGCTACGGGCTGGACTACCACCAGCGCTACCGCAACCTGCCGTTCCTGGCGACCCTCCGACCGGAGCGCTACCGCCCGGAGCCACCGGCAGGCTGA